From a region of the uncultured Desulfatiglans sp. genome:
- the acrB gene encoding multidrug efflux system protein (Evidence 2a : Function from experimental evidences in other organisms; PubMedId : 10920254, 12351840, 12654283, 15111118, 15155734, 21450803, 7651136; Product type t : transporter), whose product MLSNFFLDRPVFAWVIAIIMMLAGALAIYNLPISQYPPIAPPSIAIDAFYPGASAETVENSVIQIIEQKMTGFDRLLYMSATSDGSGAGRLELTFAPGTDPDFAWSQVQNKLQLAMASLPDVVQRQGVKVSKSTRNYLILVGLVSEDGSMGENDLRDYAQSNVEKVLARVPGVGEVESFGSQYAMRVWLNPDKLTDYKLTVDDVIAGLRAYNVEISAGQFGAVPAVEGQRLNASIIVQNLLRTPEEFAAIPLRINPDGSTVRLRDIGWTELGTERYETSALFNGMPAAALAVRQAPGANALETADAIKAKMEELAYYFPPGMKVIYPYETTPFVEVAIDEVVKTLLEAIVLVFLVMYLFMGNIRATLIPTMAVPVVILGTFAVLGLFGFSINMLTMFAMVLAIGLLVDDAIVVVENVERVMRDENLPPREATRKSMGEITSALVGIGLVLSAVFGPMAFFGGSTGVIYRQFSVTVIAAMLLSVLVALILTPVLCASLLRPMPKGHTPADSAFFLFRPFFRWFDRTFFWVRDKYQLVVGGILRRKLRYLFIYFLLVAALGFLFLRMPTAYLPDEDQGIMFVQATLPPGSTMEQSEEVMKEVRTYLLEEEKETVRSIMTLTGRSFSGAGQNSGMAFVQLRDWDLRDRPDLKIEALLGRAMGRFSQIRNARVFAFPPPAVIELGRAGGFDFQLQDRGGIGHEALMAAGDQLLRMANEDPRLIRVRLNGLEDVPQYRIDVDWEKAGTLGVPIDSIHNTVSALFGSAYVNDFIQNGRVKRVYVQADAPYRMLPSDLDRLYVRNQAGTMTPLTAFATGRWTYGSPRLERFNAFPSLNFWGEPSPGTSSGEAMQAMEEIARKLPQGTGFDWAGISYQERMATSQAPVLYAFSMIVIFLCLAALYESWTVPISVMLALPLGVIGGVLATSFRGLPNDVYFQIGMLTVLGLTTKNAILIVQFAMAKVREGRGLIDATLEGAKLRLRPIVMTSLAFGFGVLPLAIATGAGAGAQNAIGTGVLGGMATATFLAIFFIPLFYVVVVRLFGRKQGAMDQTPASEVEARLEMRE is encoded by the coding sequence ATGCTGTCGAATTTTTTCCTGGACCGTCCCGTATTCGCGTGGGTGATCGCCATCATTATGATGCTCGCCGGGGCGCTCGCCATCTACAATCTGCCCATCTCGCAGTACCCGCCCATCGCGCCTCCCTCGATCGCGATCGATGCCTTCTATCCGGGCGCCTCCGCCGAGACGGTCGAAAACAGCGTCATTCAGATCATCGAGCAGAAGATGACGGGGTTCGACCGGCTGCTGTACATGTCCGCGACGAGCGACGGCTCGGGCGCGGGGAGGCTGGAGCTGACCTTCGCGCCGGGTACCGACCCCGATTTTGCGTGGTCTCAGGTGCAGAACAAGCTCCAGCTCGCGATGGCGAGCCTCCCGGATGTCGTCCAACGCCAGGGGGTCAAGGTCAGCAAATCCACCCGCAACTACCTGATCCTCGTCGGCCTGGTCTCCGAAGACGGCAGCATGGGCGAAAACGATCTGAGGGATTACGCGCAGTCCAACGTCGAGAAGGTGCTGGCGCGCGTGCCGGGGGTCGGAGAAGTCGAAAGTTTCGGCTCGCAGTATGCGATGCGGGTCTGGCTCAATCCGGACAAGCTCACGGACTACAAGCTGACCGTCGACGATGTCATCGCCGGCCTGCGCGCCTACAACGTGGAGATCTCCGCCGGCCAGTTCGGGGCGGTCCCGGCGGTGGAGGGCCAGCGCCTGAACGCCTCCATCATCGTCCAGAACCTGCTCCGGACCCCGGAGGAGTTTGCCGCGATCCCTCTGCGCATCAATCCGGACGGGTCCACGGTGCGCCTGCGGGATATCGGGTGGACGGAACTCGGTACGGAGCGCTACGAAACGAGCGCGCTCTTCAACGGGATGCCCGCCGCCGCCCTGGCGGTCCGCCAGGCCCCGGGGGCCAACGCGCTCGAGACCGCGGATGCCATCAAGGCGAAGATGGAGGAACTCGCGTACTATTTTCCGCCTGGCATGAAAGTCATCTACCCTTACGAGACGACCCCCTTCGTCGAGGTGGCCATCGATGAAGTGGTCAAGACCCTGCTGGAAGCGATCGTGCTCGTATTTCTGGTGATGTACCTTTTCATGGGGAACATCCGGGCCACGCTGATCCCGACGATGGCGGTGCCGGTGGTGATCCTGGGGACCTTCGCCGTACTGGGGCTGTTCGGATTTTCCATCAACATGCTGACCATGTTCGCGATGGTGCTGGCGATCGGCCTCCTCGTGGACGATGCGATCGTGGTTGTGGAGAATGTCGAGCGGGTGATGCGCGACGAGAACCTGCCGCCGCGGGAGGCGACCCGCAAGTCCATGGGCGAGATCACGAGCGCGCTGGTCGGGATCGGCCTGGTCCTCTCGGCGGTGTTCGGCCCTATGGCGTTTTTCGGCGGCTCTACGGGCGTCATCTACCGCCAGTTCTCCGTGACCGTTATCGCCGCCATGCTGCTCTCGGTCCTGGTCGCCCTGATCCTGACGCCGGTCCTCTGCGCCTCGCTCCTGAGGCCCATGCCCAAAGGGCACACGCCCGCGGACAGCGCCTTTTTCCTTTTCCGGCCTTTTTTCCGCTGGTTCGACCGGACGTTCTTCTGGGTCAGAGACAAGTACCAGCTGGTGGTCGGAGGGATCCTGAGACGGAAGCTCCGTTACCTGTTCATCTATTTCCTTCTGGTCGCAGCCCTTGGCTTCCTTTTTCTGCGGATGCCCACGGCTTACCTTCCGGACGAGGACCAGGGCATCATGTTCGTCCAGGCGACTCTGCCGCCGGGTTCGACCATGGAGCAGTCCGAGGAGGTCATGAAGGAGGTTCGGACCTACCTGCTGGAAGAAGAGAAGGAGACGGTTCGATCCATTATGACCTTGACCGGCCGGAGCTTCTCGGGCGCCGGGCAGAACTCCGGCATGGCATTCGTTCAGCTGCGGGATTGGGATCTCAGGGACCGGCCGGATCTCAAGATCGAGGCCCTGTTGGGGCGGGCCATGGGGCGGTTTTCACAGATTCGGAACGCGCGGGTCTTCGCCTTTCCACCGCCCGCCGTGATCGAACTCGGCCGGGCGGGCGGCTTCGATTTTCAACTGCAGGACCGGGGGGGGATCGGCCACGAAGCCTTGATGGCGGCTGGCGATCAGCTGCTCAGGATGGCGAATGAAGACCCGCGGCTGATCCGCGTCCGGCTGAACGGCCTCGAGGATGTGCCCCAATACCGGATCGATGTGGATTGGGAAAAGGCCGGCACCCTCGGTGTGCCCATCGACTCGATTCACAACACCGTTTCAGCCCTGTTCGGCAGCGCCTACGTCAACGATTTCATCCAGAACGGGCGGGTCAAGCGGGTCTATGTGCAGGCGGATGCGCCCTACCGGATGCTGCCGAGCGATCTCGATCGTCTCTACGTGCGCAATCAAGCGGGAACGATGACGCCCCTCACCGCCTTCGCGACCGGACGCTGGACCTATGGATCGCCTCGTTTAGAACGCTTCAACGCCTTTCCCTCCCTGAATTTCTGGGGGGAGCCTTCCCCCGGGACCAGCTCCGGCGAGGCGATGCAGGCCATGGAGGAGATCGCACGCAAGCTTCCGCAGGGAACCGGCTTCGATTGGGCCGGCATCTCCTATCAGGAGCGGATGGCGACATCCCAGGCGCCGGTCCTTTACGCCTTTTCGATGATCGTGATCTTCCTTTGTCTGGCCGCCCTTTACGAGAGTTGGACGGTTCCGATCTCGGTCATGCTGGCGCTGCCGCTCGGCGTGATCGGCGGCGTGCTCGCGACCTCCTTTCGCGGGCTGCCGAACGATGTCTATTTTCAGATCGGGATGCTGACCGTCCTCGGGCTCACGACCAAAAACGCCATCCTGATCGTCCAGTTCGCCATGGCCAAGGTGAGGGAAGGCAGAGGCCTCATCGACGCCACCCTGGAAGGGGCCAAACTGAGGCTGCGTCCGATCGTCATGACATCACTCGCCTTCGGCTTCGGGGTGCTTCCACTCGCCATCGCCACGGGCGCGGGGGCGGGCGCGCAGAATGCAATCGGCACCGGTGTTCTGGGTGGGATGGCGACCGCGACCTTTTTGGCGATTTTTTTCATCCCTCTGTTCTATGTCGTGGTGGTGAGGCTTTTTGGGAGAAAGCAGGGGGCCATGGATCAGACCCCTGCTTCTGAGGTCGAAGCCCGTCTGGAGATGAGAGAATGA